A genomic window from Drosophila ananassae strain 14024-0371.13 chromosome 4 unlocalized genomic scaffold, ASM1763931v2 tig00000245, whole genome shotgun sequence includes:
- the LOC123258115 gene encoding probable lipid II flippase MurJ has translation MFKSIFTFSFFTAISRISGLIRDVLIATVIGANSLADIFFSSFRFANLFRAFFAEGAFTTSFIPLYSTESYDNKKAFNFASSVISITFIILVIFCLIMQTFSPYMIQIFAPGFDQSKFTLTVTLSRIMMPYIIFVSIASLIGGMLQVKQHFASTAIAPIVLNLCLIISLFVPYVKTPAHNLSIAVLIGGIFQLLLILFSAYKLKAAFSFSLELSNEVRLFFKRVIPAIINNCVTQISLWIDTIMASFIPNAVSYIYYADRLNQLPQGIIGTAIGTVLLPLISKQVNNTENIVKIQNKALNIGLMLIMPTTAAFIIIPDIILLTLFSYGRFDHYAVQQTVPTLIAFSLSLPAFIINKVLLPTFFAKGNLKIPTIFSLMCLGINVVLNLLLMNKYQHTGIAIATSVSTWINSILLISYLTINKMYKVSQALLLNIMKIFVATAVMSIALYIFNSLLAGLFFDKMLARIVYLATLIALSVIVYFGTLYLTFRGSLNNLKYV, from the coding sequence ATGTTTAAAAGTATTTTcacatttagtttttttacgGCTATTTCAAGGATCTCAGGGTTAATAAGAGATGTATTGATTGCTACAGTTATTGGTGCAAACTCTCTTGCagacatatttttttcttcgttTCGCTTTGCCAATCTATTTCGAGCATTTTTTGCAGAAGGAGCGTTCACTACCTCATTCATACCGTTATACTCGACAGAATCATATGATAATAAGAAGGCATTTAATTTTGCAAGTAGTGTAATATCCATTACGTTTATTATCTTAGTAATTTTTTGCCTTATCATGCAAACTTTCTCCCCTTATATGATTCAAATTTTTGCTCCTGGATTTGACCAAAGTAAGTTTACCCTTACTGTTACTTTATCAAGAATTATGATGCCCTACATAATCTTTGTTTCAATTGCATCACTTATTGGTGGAATGCTGCAAGTAAAGCAGCATTTTGCTTCAACAGCTATTGCACCAATCGTTTTGAATCTCTGTTTAATCATCAGTTTGTTTGTGCCTTACGTAAAAACTCCAgcgcacaacctttctatagCTGTTCTTATAGGAGGAATTTTCCAGCTACTTTTGATACTATTTAGTGCATACAAGTTAAAGGCAGCTTTTTCTTTTAGCCTTGAATTAAGCAATGAAGTAAGGTTGTTTTTTAAGCGTGTGATACCTGCAATTATCAACAATTGTGTAACTCAAATAAGCTTATGGATTGATACAATAATGGCAAGTTTTATACCAAATGCGGTGTCTTATATATATTATGCCGATAGACTAAATCAACTACCGCAGGGAATAATCGGTACTGCAATTGGTACAGTGCTTCTTCCTCTAATTTCAAAACAGGTGAATAATACTGAAAATATAGTCAAAATACAGAACAAGGCTCTCAACATAGGATTAATGTTAATTATGCCAACAACTGCTGCCTTTATCATTATTCCCGACATAATTTTACTTACGCTTTTTTCTTACGGCCGGTTTGATCATTATGCAGTGCAGCAAACTGTTCCCACTTTAATAGCATTTTCTCTTTCTTTACCTgcatttattataaataaagtATTGCTACCTACATTTTTTGCTAAAGGCAATCTGAAAATACCAACCATATTTTCGCTAATGTGTCTTGGAATTAATGTAGTGCTAAACCTTTTGTTAATGAACAAGTATCAGCATACGGGGATTGCTATTGCTACTTCCGTTTCCACTTGGATAAACTCCATTCTATTAATTAGTtatttaacaataaataaGATGTATAAGGTTAGCCAAGCGTTATTGTTAAATATCATGAAAATTTTTGTAGCAACGGCAGTCATGTCAATAGccctttatatttttaattctttgtTGGCAGgattattttttgataaaatgtTGGCTCGTATTGTTTATTTAGCGACTTTAATAGCTTTGAgtgttattgtttattttggtACTCTTTACTTAACTTTTAGAGGAAGTTTGAATAATTTGAAATATGTATAA
- the LOC123258114 gene encoding uncharacterized protein RBE_0759-like — protein MFEAHMNFNIFQRKKSAVFTKYSALQLMMEPSWSKRDYVSFAEEGYIKNVIAFRAINMIASAASSVPLTLCQLTDQGKSQLKAHPLLKLLYSPNPMTSKSEFIEGIVTYRLVNGNSYILMVESQNNRKPPTELYLLRPDRVEIVPGRNNVPYIYRYAINNNSYDFKVDKLTGCSAVLHLKTFNPLNDWYGLSPIEAAAYSIDQHNQAGAWNQAMLQNGARPSGAIVVKSAKDGSGGSLSQEQYQRLKAQINDHYSGSINAGRPILLEGGLEWKEMSLSPRDMDFIESKHSSARDIALAFGVPPQLLGIPGDNTYSNLVEARLSLWEQTVLPTLENIICHLNSWLIPRFGEDLCLSYDKDTIEILMEKRQKLWKYVENASFMTLNEKREAFGLPPQPGGDKLS, from the exons ATGTTC gAGGCACATATGAATTTCAACATctttcaaagaaaaaaaagcgcAGTATTTACTAAATATTCTGCTTTGCAGCTAATGATGGAGCCAAGTTGGAGTAAGCGTGATTATGTAAGTTTTGCTGAGGAAGGTTacataaaaaatgttattgcCTTTCGAGCAATCAATATGATTGCAAGTGCTGCATCTTCGGTACCTCTTACTCTCTGCCAGCTTACTGACCAGGGAAAATCGCAACTAAAAGCCCATCCATTACTGAAATTACTTTATTCTCCTAACCCAATGACATCAAAATCTGAATTTATTGAGGGGATTGTAACTTATCGGTTAGTTAACGGCAATTCTTATATATTGATGGTTGAGTCGCAGAACAATAGAAAACCACCAACAGAGCTTTATCTTCTGCGCCCAGATAGGGTTGAAATTGTTCCAGGGAGAAATAACGTTCCTTATATCTATCGTTATGCCATAAATAACAACAGTTATGACTTTAAAGTTGATAAACTAACTGGATGTTCAGCAGTGTTGCACTTAAAGACCTTTAATCCTTTGAATGATTGGTATGGGCTATCACCAATTGAGGCAGCTGCATATAGCATAGATCAGCATAATCAGGCGGGTGCTTGGAATCAAGCGATGTTGCAAAACGGAGCAAGACCAAGTGGTGCAATAGTTGTGAAATCAGCGAAAGATGGAAGTGGTGGAAGTTTAAGTCAAGAGCAGTACCAACGCTTAAAAGCGCAAATAAATGATCATTATTCAGGTTCTATAAACGCTGGAAGACCGATATTGCTTGAAGGAGGCTtggagtggaaggaaatgagCTTATCACCAAGGGATATGGATTTTATTGAGTCCAAACACAGTTCAGCTCGTGATATTGCCCTGGCTTTTGGCGTTCCGCCGCAGTTGCTTGGCATACCAGGTGATAACACTTATAGCAATTTAGTCGAAGCACGCCTGTCCCTTTGGGAGCAGACGGTTTTACCAACGCTAGAAAATATTATCTGTCACCTGAATTCTTGGCTGATACCAAGATTTGGTGAAGATCTGTGCTTGTCGTATGACAAAGATACAATAGAAATTCTCATGGAAAAGAGACAAAAGTTGTGGAAATACGTAGAAAATGCAAGCTTTATGACACTCAATGAAAAAAGGGAAGCATTTGGCTTGCCACCACAGCCAGGTGGTGATAAATTGAGTTga